Proteins co-encoded in one Flavivirga eckloniae genomic window:
- a CDS encoding ribonucleoside-diphosphate reductase subunit alpha, producing the protein MYVIKRDGRKEQVMFDKITARVRKLCYGLNDLVDPLKVAMRVIEGLYDGVTTSELDNLAAEIAATMTTAHPDYARLAARISVSNLHKNTKKTFSDVMEDLHKYVNPRTGKEAPLLSDEVYDVIMANKERLDSTIIYNRDFGYDYFGFKTLERSYLLKLNGKIAERPQHMLMRVAVGIHLNDLDAAIETYELMSKKYFTHATPTLFNAGTPKPQMSSCFLLTMKEDSIDGIYDTLKQTAKISQSAGGIGLAMHNVRATGSYIAGTNGTSNGIVPMLRVFNDTARYVDQGGGKRKGSFAIYLETWHADIFDFLDLKKNHGKEEMRARDLFYAMWISDLFMKRVEENADWTLMCPNECPGLPETHSEEFEALYTKYEKEGRGRKTIKARELWEKILESQIETGTPYMLYKDSANRKSNQKNLGTIRSSNLCTEILEYTSPDEVAVCNLASIALPMFVKNGAFDHKELFRITKRVTKNLNRVIDRNYYPVKEAENSNMRHRPIGLGVQGLADTFIELRMPFTSDEAKKLNQDIFETLYYAAVTASMEEAKVDGPYETYEGSPISKGEFQHNLWNLKDNELSGNWDWEKLRKQVLKHGVRNSLLVAPMPTASTSQILGNNECFEPYTSNIYTRRVLSGEFIVVNKHLLEDLVDLGLWDENLKQEIMRANGSVQDIDIIPQDIKDLYKTVWELSMKDIIDMSRQRGYFIDQSQSLNLFLEGATMAKLTSMHFYAWKSGLKTGMYYLRTKSAVDAIKFTLQTTKKEEPKAEVVEVTDTDTAVEQKEDSKKKKLAAQNAAKFAQQNAPEVEPMTAEEMKALIAQAKAGEGDDCLMCGS; encoded by the coding sequence ATGTATGTAATTAAAAGAGACGGAAGAAAAGAGCAGGTCATGTTCGACAAAATCACCGCCAGAGTGAGAAAATTATGTTACGGATTAAACGATTTGGTCGATCCGTTAAAAGTAGCTATGCGAGTAATTGAAGGATTGTACGATGGCGTTACCACAAGTGAACTTGATAATCTTGCTGCAGAAATAGCAGCTACCATGACGACGGCTCATCCAGATTATGCACGTTTGGCAGCACGAATTTCGGTTTCTAACTTACATAAAAATACCAAAAAGACATTTAGTGATGTTATGGAAGATTTACATAAATATGTAAATCCACGAACAGGAAAAGAAGCGCCACTTTTATCAGATGAAGTCTACGATGTGATTATGGCTAATAAAGAGCGTTTGGATTCTACAATTATCTATAACCGCGATTTTGGTTACGATTATTTTGGCTTTAAAACTTTAGAGCGCTCGTATCTTTTAAAATTAAACGGCAAAATTGCCGAGCGTCCTCAACATATGCTTATGCGTGTTGCAGTTGGAATTCATTTAAATGATTTAGATGCAGCTATTGAGACGTATGAGTTAATGTCTAAAAAATATTTTACACACGCTACACCAACATTATTTAACGCAGGTACACCAAAACCACAAATGTCATCCTGTTTTCTTTTAACCATGAAAGAAGACAGTATTGATGGGATTTACGATACGCTAAAGCAAACCGCCAAGATTTCACAATCTGCAGGTGGCATTGGTTTAGCTATGCATAATGTACGAGCAACGGGTAGTTATATTGCTGGAACCAACGGAACGAGTAATGGTATTGTGCCAATGCTTCGTGTGTTTAATGATACGGCACGTTATGTAGACCAGGGAGGCGGAAAGCGTAAAGGAAGTTTTGCTATTTATTTAGAAACCTGGCATGCCGATATTTTCGATTTCTTGGATTTAAAGAAAAACCACGGTAAGGAAGAAATGCGTGCACGTGATTTATTCTATGCGATGTGGATTTCAGATTTGTTTATGAAACGTGTTGAAGAGAATGCCGATTGGACTTTAATGTGTCCTAACGAATGTCCGGGATTACCAGAAACACATAGCGAAGAATTTGAAGCATTATACACGAAATATGAAAAAGAAGGAAGAGGGCGTAAAACTATAAAAGCCCGTGAACTTTGGGAGAAAATATTAGAATCGCAAATAGAAACGGGTACACCTTATATGCTTTATAAGGATTCGGCTAACCGTAAGTCTAATCAGAAAAATTTAGGAACCATCCGTTCCTCTAATTTATGTACAGAGATTTTGGAATACACATCTCCAGATGAAGTTGCTGTGTGTAATTTAGCGTCTATCGCATTACCTATGTTTGTTAAAAATGGAGCGTTCGATCATAAAGAATTGTTCCGTATTACCAAGCGTGTTACCAAAAACTTAAATAGAGTTATCGATAGAAATTACTATCCGGTAAAAGAAGCCGAAAATTCTAATATGCGCCACAGACCAATAGGTTTAGGTGTTCAAGGATTGGCAGATACCTTTATAGAATTGCGTATGCCTTTTACTAGCGATGAAGCTAAAAAACTAAATCAAGATATTTTTGAAACGCTATACTATGCAGCTGTTACAGCAAGTATGGAAGAAGCAAAAGTAGATGGTCCTTACGAAACTTACGAAGGTTCTCCAATAAGTAAAGGTGAGTTTCAGCATAACTTGTGGAATTTAAAGGATAATGAATTAAGTGGAAACTGGGATTGGGAAAAGCTACGTAAACAAGTGCTTAAACATGGTGTACGTAACTCATTATTGGTAGCGCCAATGCCAACGGCATCAACATCTCAAATTCTTGGTAATAATGAGTGCTTTGAGCCTTATACTTCCAATATTTACACACGTCGTGTATTGTCTGGTGAATTTATTGTTGTGAATAAGCATTTATTAGAAGACCTTGTTGACCTTGGTCTTTGGGACGAAAATTTAAAGCAAGAAATTATGAGAGCTAATGGCTCTGTACAAGATATAGATATTATTCCTCAAGATATTAAAGACTTATACAAAACGGTTTGGGAATTAAGTATGAAGGATATTATAGATATGTCTCGTCAAAGAGGTTACTTTATAGATCAGTCGCAATCGCTTAACTTATTCTTAGAGGGTGCAACTATGGCTAAACTAACTTCAATGCACTTCTATGCATGGAAGAGTGGCTTAAAAACAGGTATGTATTATTTACGTACTAAGAGTGCTGTAGATGCGATTAAGTTTACTTTACAAACTACCAAGAAAGAAGAACCGAAAGCAGAAGTTGTTGAGGTTACAGATACAGATACCGCTGTAGAGCAAAAAGAGGACTCAAAGAAGAAGAAATTGGCAGCTCAAAATGCGGCTAAATTTGCGCAACAGAATGCGCCGGAAGTTGAGCCCATGACTGCAGAGGAAATGAAGGCGCTCATCGCACAGGCAAAAGCTGGTGAAGGTGATGATTGCCTCATGTGTGGATCTTAA
- a CDS encoding ribonucleotide-diphosphate reductase subunit beta — protein sequence MSQAIEPILQENKDRFVIFPIQHHDIWEWYKKSEASFWTAEEIDLHQDLTDWSTKLNDDERYFIKHILAFFAASDGIVNENLAENFVNEVQYSEAKFFYGFQIMMENIHSETYSLLIDTYVKDEKEKDLLFNALENFPAIKKKADWALKWIESPSFAERLIAFAAVEGIFFSGAFCSIFWLKKRGLMPGLTFSNELISRDEGVHCDFAVHLHNNHLINKVPKSRIREILVDALDIEREFITESLPASLIGMNAVLMAQYLEFVTDRLLYELGCDKEYNTANPFDFMDMISLQGKTNFFEKRVSEYQKAGVLNKEEEEDKFSFDADF from the coding sequence ATGTCTCAGGCTATAGAACCGATTCTTCAAGAAAACAAAGACCGCTTTGTTATTTTTCCAATCCAACACCATGATATTTGGGAATGGTACAAAAAATCGGAGGCAAGTTTCTGGACAGCGGAAGAAATTGATTTGCATCAAGATCTTACAGATTGGTCTACAAAACTAAATGATGATGAGCGTTATTTTATAAAACACATCCTAGCGTTTTTTGCTGCTAGTGATGGTATAGTAAACGAAAATTTAGCTGAGAACTTTGTAAATGAAGTACAGTATAGCGAAGCGAAATTTTTCTATGGTTTCCAGATTATGATGGAAAATATTCATAGTGAAACCTATTCGCTTTTAATAGATACTTATGTAAAAGATGAAAAAGAAAAAGACCTATTGTTTAATGCATTAGAGAACTTTCCAGCTATTAAGAAGAAAGCAGATTGGGCGCTTAAATGGATTGAATCGCCAAGTTTTGCAGAGCGTTTAATTGCGTTTGCTGCAGTGGAAGGCATTTTCTTTTCGGGTGCATTTTGCTCCATTTTCTGGTTAAAGAAAAGAGGGCTAATGCCAGGTTTAACATTTTCTAATGAACTAATCTCTCGTGATGAAGGTGTACACTGCGATTTTGCGGTGCACTTGCATAATAACCATTTAATAAATAAAGTGCCAAAATCTCGTATAAGAGAAATATTGGTTGATGCTTTAGATATTGAACGTGAATTTATAACAGAATCTTTACCAGCTAGTTTAATTGGTATGAATGCAGTTTTAATGGCACAATATTTGGAATTTGTGACAGATAGATTGTTATACGAATTAGGCTGCGACAAAGAATACAATACAGCAAACCCATTTGATTTTATGGATATGATTTCGTTACAAGGAAAAACCAATTTCTTTGAGAAACGTGTGTCCGAATATCAAAAAGCGGGTGTCCTTAATAAAGAAGAAGAAGAGGACAAATTCAGTTTTGACGCCGATTTTTAA
- a CDS encoding DUF3109 family protein, whose amino-acid sequence MFQLGKTIVSEDIIEKDFMCNLSACKGACCVDGDAGAPLDKGEIKILEDIYPEVKPFLRKEGIEAIEAQGVYVTTEDGELETPLINGADCAYVIFNDKKVALCGIEEAYNQGRISWKKPVSCHLYPIRVQDYSEFSAVNYHKWQICDDACTLGKELQVPIYKFVKEALIRKFGEDWYMELEKIANSKKIG is encoded by the coding sequence ATGTTTCAATTAGGAAAAACCATCGTATCCGAAGATATCATAGAGAAAGACTTTATGTGTAATCTTTCTGCCTGTAAAGGGGCATGCTGTGTTGATGGAGATGCCGGGGCGCCTCTAGATAAAGGTGAGATTAAAATACTTGAAGATATTTATCCTGAGGTAAAACCTTTTCTGCGTAAAGAAGGCATAGAAGCTATCGAAGCTCAAGGTGTGTACGTAACTACCGAAGATGGTGAATTGGAAACACCATTAATTAATGGTGCTGATTGTGCATACGTTATCTTTAATGACAAAAAAGTAGCGCTTTGTGGTATAGAAGAAGCATATAATCAAGGGCGCATTTCCTGGAAAAAGCCAGTGTCTTGTCACTTATATCCAATACGAGTTCAGGATTACAGTGAATTTTCGGCTGTAAATTATCACAAATGGCAAATTTGTGATGATGCTTGTACGCTAGGTAAGGAACTTCAAGTGCCTATTTATAAATTTGTGAAAGAGGCGTTGATTAGAAAATTTGGTGAAGATTGGTATATGGAGTTAGAGAAGATTGCGAACTCCAAAAAAATTGGTTAA
- a CDS encoding MarC family protein, which yields MQLNFKEIFTAFMVLFAVIDIIGSIPIIIDLRKKAGQIQSEKASIIAGIILVLFLFLGKSILNLIGIDVNSFAVAGAFILFFIALEMILGITLYKQEETTAVTTAVFPLAFPLIAGPGSLTTLLSLRAEFRTENIVIALIMNVIFIYIVLKTSSRIERFIGQNGINIIRKVFGVVLLAIAVKLFAHNIKALFEIA from the coding sequence ATGCAATTAAACTTTAAAGAAATCTTTACAGCTTTTATGGTATTATTTGCTGTTATAGATATTATTGGAAGCATTCCGATAATAATAGATTTACGAAAAAAAGCAGGACAAATACAAAGTGAAAAGGCCTCTATAATAGCAGGTATTATATTGGTACTTTTCTTGTTTTTAGGTAAAAGTATTTTAAACCTTATTGGTATTGATGTAAATTCGTTTGCTGTTGCTGGTGCCTTTATTTTGTTTTTTATTGCTTTAGAGATGATTTTAGGAATCACATTATATAAACAGGAAGAGACTACGGCTGTAACGACTGCGGTATTCCCATTAGCGTTCCCATTAATTGCAGGGCCGGGTAGTTTAACGACTTTGTTATCGTTAAGAGCCGAATTTAGAACAGAAAACATTGTTATTGCTTTAATAATGAATGTTATTTTTATTTATATAGTACTTAAAACATCGTCTAGAATAGAGCGCTTTATTGGGCAAAACGGTATTAATATAATACGTAAAGTGTTTGGTGTCGTTTTATTAGCTATTGCCGTTAAGTTGTTTGCTCACAATATTAAAGCCTTGTTTGAAATTGCATAA
- a CDS encoding FAD-dependent oxidoreductase, giving the protein MYNTLIIGGGAAGLSCALVLGSAKNKPFAKDKRIGIIAHQKTSHLQTALFNNVLGLSPETTGASILESGKKQLATLYPHVDQIESEKVLELSKSGDVFNVKTNKNSYTAKIVVIAVGYTNLMTIKGLKHHIEPHPRSPIEKNRIWLKNDNHLIEDGLYVAGTLAGWRSQFAIASGSGAHVATDILTLWNGGKDTKVHDKVEV; this is encoded by the coding sequence ATGTACAATACCCTTATTATAGGTGGCGGTGCCGCCGGGCTATCCTGCGCTTTGGTTTTAGGTTCTGCAAAAAACAAACCTTTTGCCAAAGACAAGCGTATTGGCATTATTGCCCACCAAAAAACATCGCACCTTCAAACTGCCTTGTTCAACAATGTATTGGGTTTATCTCCAGAAACTACTGGGGCTTCTATTTTAGAAAGTGGCAAAAAACAATTAGCAACTTTGTATCCGCATGTGGATCAAATTGAAAGTGAAAAGGTATTGGAATTATCAAAATCCGGAGACGTTTTTAATGTGAAAACCAACAAAAACAGTTACACAGCCAAAATAGTTGTTATTGCTGTTGGTTATACAAATTTAATGACCATTAAAGGATTGAAACACCATATTGAACCACACCCACGAAGTCCTATTGAAAAAAACCGTATCTGGTTAAAAAACGACAATCATTTAATTGAAGATGGTTTATATGTTGCTGGCACACTTGCCGGATGGCGTAGTCAATTTGCCATAGCATCTGGTAGTGGCGCACATGTCGCTACCGATATTTTAACGCTTTGGAATGGCGGTAAGGATACTAAGGTTCATGATAAGGTTGAAGTTTAA
- a CDS encoding type II toxin-antitoxin system RelE/ParE family toxin yields MLKGYKLSEQADFDLEDIFDYTEYKHGFNQAVKYLSDLEDVFNQLVANPEIGRKRNELKVGLFGIPEQEHIVFYRIIDRYIRIVRVLHGSKDMPKHF; encoded by the coding sequence ATGCTTAAAGGCTACAAGCTATCAGAACAAGCTGATTTTGATCTTGAAGACATTTTTGATTACACAGAATATAAGCATGGCTTTAATCAAGCTGTAAAATATCTTTCGGATTTAGAGGATGTTTTTAATCAGTTAGTAGCAAATCCTGAAATAGGAAGGAAGCGCAACGAGTTAAAAGTAGGTTTGTTTGGTATTCCTGAACAGGAGCACATTGTTTTCTATCGAATTATAGATAGATATATTAGAATTGTTAGAGTGTTGCATGGCAGTAAAGATATGCCCAAACACTTTTAA
- a CDS encoding type II toxin-antitoxin system ParD family antitoxin: MNVSLTKKQREYITSQIESGDFQNASELVRDALRLHELYRHRIIMDLKAEIEKGWSGATSKRKVQDIIKDRQDKRNKNA, encoded by the coding sequence ATGAATGTAAGTTTAACAAAAAAGCAACGTGAATATATCACCAGTCAGATCGAATCTGGCGATTTTCAAAATGCAAGTGAATTAGTTAGGGATGCATTACGTTTGCATGAGTTGTATAGGCATAGAATAATCATGGATTTAAAAGCTGAAATTGAAAAAGGGTGGTCTGGAGCTACTAGCAAGCGTAAGGTACAAGATATAATTAAGGATAGGCAAGACAAGAGAAATAAAAATGCTTAA
- a CDS encoding S41 family peptidase — translation MSFQKKYLPLILGVAIATGIFIGGKLDFRDTSDRLFSTNSKKDKLNRLIDYIDYDYVDDINTDSIVDVTVNGILENLDPHSVYIPKDAMERVAEEMKGDFVGIGVSFYPYKDTIAVIRAIEGGPSAKAGIKGGDRIIMADNDTLFGDRLNDGEMVKKLKGPINTKIKLKVYRKGEPELLSFTVKRGKIPIKSVDAAYMLTEKLGYIKINRFAESTYKEFKKGLDKLLELGATEIALDLRNNPGGILSISEQIVDEFLEDDKLILFTKNKRGSIEESYATSKGDFENGHVYVLIDENSASASEIVAGALQDNDKGTIVGRRSYGKGLVQREMDLGDGSAVRLTVSRYYTPTGRSIQRSYKNGNKDYYDEYFDRLNSGELLDPDKIKVADSLKFTTPGGKVVYGGGGIIPDVFVPIDSSMQNETLTFLQRRGFIGYFVFEELEKDRRLYEGISRQDFIDSFEVGDDLVFAFQDYLNVRTDSNITFVAYHTEVKQYIKAALADQLYGGGAFEEVFNQRDIMIDEVIKLSDVKN, via the coding sequence ATGTCATTTCAAAAAAAATACTTGCCGTTGATTTTGGGAGTTGCAATAGCAACTGGCATTTTTATTGGTGGAAAATTAGATTTTAGAGACACATCTGATAGATTGTTTTCTACAAACAGTAAAAAGGATAAACTTAACAGGTTAATAGATTATATTGATTACGATTATGTTGACGACATAAATACAGATAGTATTGTTGACGTTACGGTTAATGGTATTTTAGAGAATCTCGATCCACATTCGGTGTATATTCCTAAAGATGCCATGGAGCGTGTAGCCGAAGAAATGAAAGGTGATTTTGTAGGTATCGGAGTTAGCTTTTATCCTTATAAAGATACCATAGCTGTAATTAGGGCTATTGAAGGTGGTCCAAGTGCTAAAGCAGGAATTAAGGGTGGTGATAGGATTATTATGGCAGACAATGATACGCTTTTTGGTGATAGGTTGAATGATGGTGAAATGGTTAAAAAACTAAAAGGGCCAATTAATACTAAAATCAAATTAAAAGTATACAGAAAAGGCGAGCCCGAGCTGTTAAGTTTTACAGTAAAGCGAGGTAAAATTCCCATTAAAAGTGTGGATGCAGCTTATATGCTGACCGAAAAACTAGGATACATAAAAATAAACCGCTTTGCAGAGTCTACCTATAAAGAATTTAAAAAAGGCTTGGATAAGCTTTTAGAATTAGGAGCGACCGAAATTGCCTTGGATTTACGAAATAATCCGGGCGGAATTTTAAGTATTTCAGAACAAATTGTGGATGAGTTTTTAGAAGATGACAAGCTTATTTTATTCACTAAAAACAAACGCGGAAGTATTGAAGAGAGCTATGCAACCAGTAAAGGTGATTTTGAAAACGGACATGTATATGTGCTTATAGACGAGAATTCGGCATCGGCAAGTGAGATTGTTGCCGGAGCTTTGCAGGATAATGATAAAGGCACCATAGTAGGGCGTCGTTCTTATGGTAAAGGCTTGGTGCAACGTGAGATGGATTTGGGAGATGGTAGTGCAGTACGCTTAACGGTATCACGCTATTACACACCAACAGGACGTTCCATTCAGCGTTCATATAAAAATGGAAATAAGGATTATTACGATGAATATTTCGACCGCCTGAATAGCGGAGAGCTTTTAGATCCTGACAAAATCAAGGTTGCAGATTCTTTAAAATTTACTACACCAGGAGGAAAGGTCGTTTATGGTGGCGGCGGTATTATTCCAGATGTATTCGTACCAATAGATAGTAGTATGCAAAATGAAACGCTTACCTTTTTACAAAGACGTGGCTTTATTGGGTACTTTGTGTTTGAAGAGCTCGAAAAGGATAGACGTCTTTACGAAGGTATTTCAAGACAGGATTTTATCGATTCATTTGAGGTGGGTGATGATCTAGTATTTGCTTTTCAGGATTACTTAAATGTACGTACCGATTCTAACATTACGTTTGTTGCCTATCATACCGAGGTAAAACAATATATTAAGGCTGCATTGGCCGATCAGCTTTACGGAGGAGGAGCCTTTGAGGAAGTTTTCAATCAACGTGATATTATGATTGATGAGGTTATTAAGTTGAGTGATGTAAAAAACTAA
- a CDS encoding deoxycytidylate deaminase, whose amino-acid sequence MPENKQLKYDKAYLRIAKEWGKLSYCNRRQVGAVIVKDRMIISDGYNGTPSGFENFCEDDEGYTKWYVLHAEANAILKVAASTQSCKGATLYITMSPCKECSKLIHQAGIVRVVYNESYKDDSGLIFLKKAGIDLKLIEDLKA is encoded by the coding sequence ATGCCTGAAAATAAACAACTTAAGTACGACAAAGCTTATTTAAGAATAGCAAAAGAATGGGGGAAATTATCTTATTGTAATCGCAGACAAGTTGGCGCGGTTATTGTGAAAGATAGAATGATAATCTCCGATGGATATAACGGAACACCTTCTGGATTTGAGAATTTTTGTGAAGATGACGAAGGTTACACAAAATGGTATGTGTTACATGCCGAAGCAAATGCGATTTTAAAAGTAGCAGCATCTACACAATCCTGTAAAGGCGCTACATTATATATTACCATGTCACCTTGTAAGGAGTGTAGTAAACTAATACACCAAGCAGGCATTGTAAGAGTGGTATATAATGAATCGTATAAAGATGATTCCGGATTAATATTCTTAAAAAAGGCGGGTATCGACCTTAAACTAATAGAAGATTTAAAAGCGTAA
- a CDS encoding HupE/UreJ family protein: MFENFWFNVEYGINHVLDINAYDHVLFLIVLTVPYMFKDWKRVLLLVSMFTLGHTLSLILAAYGVVRINARIVEFLIPITILIVALFNVFTSGKGAQKEKVGVLFLSTLFFGLIHGLGFAREFQILLGASDSKLVLLLEFALGIELAQVIIVFLVLFLGYIVQTIFRFSKRDWIMVVSSIVVGLVIPMILNSDFL, translated from the coding sequence ATGTTTGAAAATTTTTGGTTTAACGTAGAATACGGCATTAACCATGTGTTGGATATCAACGCATACGATCACGTTTTGTTTCTTATTGTTTTAACCGTTCCTTATATGTTTAAGGACTGGAAACGTGTATTGTTATTGGTTTCTATGTTTACTCTAGGGCATACACTATCGCTTATTTTGGCGGCTTATGGTGTCGTTCGCATTAATGCCCGAATTGTAGAATTTTTAATTCCGATTACCATATTAATTGTGGCACTTTTTAATGTGTTTACATCTGGTAAAGGAGCTCAAAAAGAAAAGGTTGGGGTGCTGTTTCTGTCTACCCTATTTTTTGGTTTAATACATGGTTTAGGTTTCGCACGCGAATTCCAAATACTATTAGGAGCTTCAGATAGTAAATTAGTGTTGCTTTTGGAGTTTGCCTTGGGAATAGAGTTGGCACAGGTTATTATTGTGTTTTTAGTCTTGTTTTTAGGGTATATAGTACAAACTATTTTTAGATTCTCTAAACGCGATTGGATTATGGTAGTATCTTCCATTGTTGTTGGTTTAGTTATCCCCATGATCTTAAATAGCGATTTCTTATAG
- a CDS encoding YybH family protein, which produces MNSIIINSQTNKTEKMTVEQQNVLNTIEKMTTAFQNKKIDEVMACYEPNAVVVFEPELPISDTNVLKEMFTKMSMLNPIFTYSGHEVFITGNIATHITPWKMTAKAPDGTDIKESGLSIAVLRKQDDGTWLMILDNPHGQFLMNK; this is translated from the coding sequence ATGAACTCTATAATTATTAACTCACAAACAAATAAAACGGAAAAGATGACGGTAGAACAACAAAATGTATTAAACACCATCGAAAAAATGACAACGGCCTTTCAAAACAAAAAGATTGATGAGGTAATGGCTTGCTATGAGCCAAACGCAGTTGTCGTTTTTGAACCTGAATTGCCGATATCTGATACAAATGTTTTGAAAGAAATGTTTACTAAGATGTCTATGTTAAACCCCATTTTCACTTATAGTGGCCATGAAGTGTTTATAACCGGAAATATTGCAACTCATATTACACCATGGAAAATGACAGCAAAAGCACCGGATGGAACCGACATAAAAGAAAGCGGATTGTCTATTGCTGTTTTAAGAAAACAAGATGATGGAACGTGGTTAATGATATTAGATAATCCACATGGCCAATTTCTAATGAATAAATAA
- a CDS encoding RNA polymerase sigma factor translates to MVKKIFDISTSDATLIEESLAGNKKALENLIKKHQDWIYNIALTFVGDKDESADLTQEVLIKIVTKLESFKQKSHFKTWVYRIIKNHFLNMKRGKYETDSQTFRQFGQGLDQLPNESLSDYSYDVEDKYLVKEAKISCMKGMLLCLDREQRMIYIIGELFEFTDAIGSEIMEISKENFRVKLHRAKKQLYNFMDNKCGLVNKSNPCRCARKTVGFIKMGFVDPINLHFQKNIISDINKVIDKKISHYEDGVLSEYQKLYQEHPFLQSPDKLESIRSLLSSKTIKETFNFN, encoded by the coding sequence ATGGTGAAAAAAATATTTGATATCTCTACTTCAGACGCTACTTTAATAGAAGAGTCCCTTGCTGGTAATAAAAAAGCATTAGAAAACCTTATTAAAAAACATCAAGATTGGATTTATAATATTGCCTTAACTTTTGTAGGTGATAAAGATGAATCAGCAGACTTGACACAGGAAGTTTTAATAAAAATTGTTACAAAATTAGAGTCATTTAAACAAAAGAGTCATTTTAAAACTTGGGTATATCGCATTATAAAAAACCACTTTTTAAATATGAAAAGAGGCAAGTATGAAACCGACTCACAAACATTTAGACAATTCGGACAAGGACTTGACCAACTACCTAACGAATCACTCTCTGACTATTCTTATGATGTTGAGGATAAATATTTAGTAAAAGAAGCAAAAATCAGTTGTATGAAAGGCATGTTATTATGTCTTGATCGGGAACAACGCATGATTTATATAATAGGAGAATTGTTTGAGTTTACAGATGCTATTGGCAGCGAAATAATGGAAATTTCAAAAGAAAACTTTAGGGTTAAATTACATAGGGCTAAAAAGCAGTTATATAATTTTATGGACAATAAATGTGGCCTTGTAAATAAAAGCAACCCTTGCCGTTGTGCCAGAAAAACTGTGGGATTTATAAAGATGGGATTTGTTGACCCCATAAATCTACATTTTCAAAAAAATATCATTTCAGATATTAATAAGGTCATTGACAAAAAAATAAGTCATTATGAGGATGGCGTTTTATCTGAATATCAAAAATTATATCAGGAACACCCTTTTTTACAAAGTCCTGATAAGTTGGAGTCTATCAGAAGTTTACTTTCCTCTAAAACAATAAAAGAGACTTTTAACTTTAATTAA
- a CDS encoding CBS domain-containing protein — MGIKSFLPSRKKTKNATTVTPIKVSDYMTTNLITFKPNQRIEHVIDALIKHRISGGPVVNEKNELIGVISEGDCIKQISESRYYNMPMNNDATVEKNMVKNVETIEGNMNIFDAANKFLNSKRRRFPIIENGKLVGQISQKDILKAAMALKGQNWK; from the coding sequence ATGGGAATAAAGAGTTTTTTACCTTCTCGAAAAAAAACAAAAAACGCTACAACCGTAACCCCAATTAAGGTTAGTGATTATATGACTACGAATTTGATTACGTTTAAACCTAATCAAAGAATTGAACATGTTATTGATGCTTTAATTAAGCATAGGATTTCAGGAGGACCTGTGGTAAATGAAAAAAACGAATTAATTGGTGTTATTTCAGAAGGGGACTGTATAAAACAGATAAGTGAAAGTAGATATTATAATATGCCAATGAATAATGACGCTACCGTTGAAAAAAATATGGTTAAAAATGTTGAAACCATTGAAGGCAATATGAATATTTTTGATGCAGCCAATAAGTTTCTTAATTCTAAACGCCGACGTTTTCCTATTATCGAAAATGGTAAGCTGGTAGGCCAGATAAGCCAAAAAGACATTCTTAAAGCTGCTATGGCACTTAAGGGTCAGAACTGGAAATAA